One segment of Sinorhizobium sp. BG8 DNA contains the following:
- a CDS encoding MotA/TolQ/ExbB proton channel family protein, whose amino-acid sequence MAKLTLSGWGASAESGSEYSHKLSSPMSFFWIMVIFLIIVGFVVAILFRQAHTAFLSNPGLNGLILGVLIIGILLVFNHVLALRPEVRWFNSFRAAGSAEKVGRNPVLLAPMRALIGRRHSMAISTTALRSILDSLASRLDESRDTSRYLIGLLVFLGLLGTFWGLLGTIGSINTVIQSLDAGAGTSGDILTTLKEGLSTPLQGMGTAFSTSLFGLSGSLILGFLDLQAGRAQSRFYTELENWLSSVTDVGAEVPAVAEISADNSVDMRALAEQILKLSQEGGGHSRSSAAMASLAEGIQGLVKNMRSEQQMLRDWIESQQEEAKALRRTLDRLASRTGVSDRQQERLQDKIHDRAGGE is encoded by the coding sequence ATGGCAAAGCTGACACTGTCGGGATGGGGAGCGTCGGCCGAGTCGGGGAGTGAATACTCCCACAAGCTCTCGAGTCCCATGTCCTTCTTCTGGATCATGGTGATCTTTCTGATCATTGTCGGGTTTGTCGTCGCTATCCTTTTCCGGCAGGCGCATACCGCATTTCTGAGCAATCCAGGTCTGAACGGCCTCATTCTCGGCGTCCTGATCATCGGTATCCTATTGGTTTTCAACCATGTTCTGGCGTTGAGGCCAGAGGTCCGGTGGTTCAACTCCTTCCGTGCCGCAGGAAGCGCCGAGAAGGTTGGCCGCAACCCCGTGCTGCTTGCGCCGATGCGTGCGCTGATCGGCCGCCGTCACTCGATGGCGATCTCCACGACGGCGCTTCGCTCCATCCTCGATTCGCTTGCGTCGCGGCTAGACGAATCACGTGACACCTCGCGCTACCTGATCGGCCTGCTCGTCTTCCTCGGCCTGCTCGGTACCTTCTGGGGCCTGCTCGGCACGATCGGGTCGATCAACACCGTGATCCAGTCTCTCGACGCGGGCGCCGGCACCTCGGGCGATATCCTGACGACCCTGAAGGAAGGCCTGTCGACGCCGCTGCAGGGAATGGGAACCGCGTTCTCGACGTCGCTCTTCGGCCTCTCCGGATCGCTGATTCTCGGCTTTCTCGATCTGCAGGCCGGGCGGGCCCAGAGCCGTTTCTATACTGAACTCGAAAACTGGCTTTCCTCGGTAACCGATGTCGGCGCGGAGGTTCCGGCGGTGGCGGAGATTTCTGCCGACAACTCGGTCGACATGCGCGCCCTGGCCGAGCAGATCCTCAAGCTTTCGCAGGAGGGTGGTGGACACAGCCGCTCAAGTGCTGCCATGGCGAGCCTGGCAGAAGGCATCCAGGGGCTGGTCAAGAACATGCGCAGCGAGCAGCAGATGCTGCGCGACTGGATCGAATCGCAGCAGGAAGAGGCCAAGGCACT
- a CDS encoding inositol monophosphatase family protein, translating to MARSALLNVMVQAAFKAGKSLARDFGEVQNLQVSLKGPGDYVSQADRKAEKLIREELLKARPTYGFLGEESEEIKGTDGAHRWIVDPLDGTTNFLHGIPCFASSIALERNGEIVAAVILNPATDELFTAERGGGAFVNDRRLRVAMRKSLSDAVVGCGVPHLGRGNHGKFLIELRHVMGEVAGVRRQGAASLDLAYVAAGRFDGFWERDLAAWDISAGILLIREAGGFVTDLNGGNAMLETGSMVAGNEHIHKALMEVVHRPVPQR from the coding sequence ATGGCTCGCTCAGCCCTTCTCAACGTCATGGTTCAGGCCGCATTCAAGGCGGGCAAGTCGCTCGCGCGTGACTTCGGCGAAGTGCAGAACCTGCAGGTTTCGCTCAAGGGACCAGGCGACTACGTCTCGCAGGCCGACCGCAAGGCCGAGAAGCTTATCCGCGAGGAACTGCTGAAGGCGCGCCCGACCTATGGCTTCCTCGGTGAGGAGAGCGAAGAGATCAAGGGAACCGACGGCGCGCACCGCTGGATCGTCGATCCCTTGGACGGCACCACGAACTTCCTGCACGGCATACCGTGCTTCGCCAGCTCCATCGCGCTCGAGCGCAACGGCGAGATCGTCGCGGCTGTGATCCTGAACCCCGCCACCGACGAACTCTTCACCGCGGAACGCGGCGGCGGCGCCTTCGTCAATGACCGGCGCCTTCGGGTCGCCATGCGAAAGAGCCTGTCGGATGCGGTCGTCGGCTGCGGCGTTCCTCATCTCGGGCGCGGCAATCACGGCAAGTTCCTGATCGAACTCCGTCACGTGATGGGTGAAGTCGCCGGCGTGCGCCGGCAGGGAGCGGCATCGCTCGACCTCGCCTATGTCGCGGCCGGCCGCTTCGACGGCTTCTGGGAGCGTGACCTCGCGGCCTGGGACATCTCAGCCGGCATCCTGCTCATCCGCGAGGCGGGCGGCTTCGTCACCGACCTCAACGGCGGCAACGCCATGCTGGAAACCGGCTCGATGGTTGCAGGCAACGAACATATCCACAAGGCGCTGATGGAGGTCGTGCACCGCCCCGTGCCGCAGCGCTGA
- a CDS encoding tetratricopeptide repeat protein — protein MIKSYSPSVAGLALALLAAQSVLAPAPALAQAGQAIQAGEPDLPQEFKKGRVTVPDKLGATIPEAEKQADGDPNKAGEKDGEKPDGASSGINVLERMGAELPELPKEKPFTGKVDDAYGAFQRGYYLTAMELALPRAQLGDPAAQTLVAEVLWQGLGVRRNQKEAAFWYVQAAEHGNPAAMFRYALMLMDGKFVPRDRKKADEMMKKAADLGNPSAQFNYGQVLVANSPGEKGLRDALPYYEKSAEQGIADAQYALSQIYLNLKNLDPEKTKRAREWLLRAARAGYDTAQFDLAVWLVNGTAGKRDYEAGFRWMKRAAEGGNVAAQNGLSHLYINAIGTRENPIEAAKWFVLSRRAGLNDPGLEDFYLGLTDEQQKAAIDAANKFRSSS, from the coding sequence ATGATCAAGTCCTACTCCCCGTCCGTCGCAGGCCTCGCCCTGGCGCTTCTCGCAGCACAATCCGTGCTCGCCCCCGCGCCTGCTCTGGCGCAGGCCGGCCAGGCGATCCAGGCGGGTGAGCCGGACCTTCCCCAGGAGTTCAAGAAAGGTCGCGTCACCGTACCGGACAAGCTCGGCGCGACTATTCCCGAGGCGGAGAAGCAGGCGGACGGAGATCCGAACAAGGCCGGGGAGAAAGACGGCGAAAAGCCCGATGGCGCGTCGAGTGGCATCAATGTGCTCGAGCGCATGGGTGCCGAGTTGCCCGAGCTGCCAAAGGAAAAGCCGTTCACGGGCAAGGTCGACGATGCCTATGGCGCATTCCAGCGCGGCTACTACCTGACGGCCATGGAGCTTGCCCTTCCCCGGGCCCAACTCGGCGATCCGGCGGCGCAGACGCTCGTGGCGGAGGTCCTGTGGCAGGGGCTTGGCGTGAGGCGCAATCAGAAGGAAGCGGCCTTCTGGTACGTGCAGGCAGCCGAACATGGCAATCCTGCTGCCATGTTCCGGTACGCCCTCATGCTGATGGACGGCAAGTTTGTTCCTCGGGACCGCAAAAAGGCGGACGAGATGATGAAGAAGGCGGCCGACCTCGGAAATCCGTCGGCCCAGTTCAACTACGGTCAGGTGCTCGTCGCCAATTCGCCGGGTGAAAAGGGTCTTCGTGACGCCCTCCCTTACTATGAGAAGTCCGCCGAGCAGGGGATCGCCGATGCCCAGTATGCGCTGTCGCAGATCTATCTCAACCTGAAGAACCTCGACCCGGAGAAGACAAAGCGGGCCCGCGAATGGCTGCTGAGGGCCGCACGCGCCGGCTACGACACCGCCCAGTTCGACCTCGCGGTCTGGTTGGTGAACGGGACGGCGGGAAAGCGTGACTACGAGGCAGGCTTCCGCTGGATGAAGAGGGCGGCGGAAGGCGGGAACGTTGCCGCGCAGAACGGTCTCTCCCATCTCTACATCAATGCCATTGGGACGCGAGAAAACCCGATCGAGGCTGCGAAATGGTTCGTTCTGTCGCGCCGCGCGGGTCTCAACGATCCGGGTCTCGAGGATTTCTATCTGGGTCTCACCGACGAGCAGCAGAAGGCGGCGATCGACGCTGCCAACAAGTTCCGCTCCTCTTCTTGA
- a CDS encoding thiamine phosphate synthase: MSEIDDRCRLVLIVPESDDLAARQTMLADALKGGDVASVILPQYGLDDGVFQKHAEALVPVIQAAGAAALIAGDSRVAGRAKADGLHLTGDLASVAEAVEKFSPKLIIGAGNATDRHKSLEIGEVQPDYIFFGKIGGDIKPEAHPKNLALGEWWASMVEIPCIVMGGTDPDSVVSVAETGAEFVALCQAVFADPSRAAQVVATANALLDEKAPRFEE; this comes from the coding sequence ATGAGTGAAATCGACGATCGCTGCCGTCTTGTTCTGATCGTTCCGGAAAGCGATGACCTGGCTGCCCGCCAGACGATGCTTGCGGACGCACTGAAGGGCGGTGATGTCGCCTCCGTGATCCTTCCGCAGTACGGATTGGACGACGGTGTCTTCCAGAAGCACGCGGAGGCCCTGGTTCCTGTGATCCAGGCGGCGGGTGCAGCGGCGCTCATCGCGGGAGACAGTCGTGTCGCGGGGCGCGCCAAGGCGGACGGCCTGCACCTGACGGGTGACCTGGCCTCTGTCGCCGAGGCGGTGGAGAAATTTTCGCCAAAGCTGATCATCGGTGCCGGAAACGCCACGGATCGTCACAAGTCGCTGGAGATCGGCGAGGTGCAGCCCGACTACATCTTCTTCGGCAAGATCGGCGGAGACATCAAGCCGGAAGCGCATCCGAAGAACCTGGCGCTCGGCGAGTGGTGGGCCTCGATGGTCGAGATCCCCTGCATCGTCATGGGCGGAACCGATCCCGATTCCGTGGTGTCGGTCGCCGAGACGGGCGCGGAGTTCGTGGCGCTGTGCCAGGCGGTTTTTGCCGACCCCTCCCGGGCGGCGCAGGTCGTGGCCACGGCGAACGCGCTTCTTGACGAAAAAGCGCCACGGTTTGAAGAATAG
- a CDS encoding sulfite exporter TauE/SafE family protein, with protein MDIDPTIYLAAVPAVILVGLTKGGMGEALALLGVPILAMAIPPAQAAAILLPILIVMDMVSLWIWRSSNNRRLIEIMLPGALIGIFVGWATSAYVPRDALRFIIGVITILFAVRYFYTRWQARFGILVAPKPHRLVPAVLLSTLSGYGSFVAHAGGAPFQIYGLPLKLPPRDYTGAAVRFFAILNAVKLIPYFALGQLDTANLYISATLVPLAAIATMIGGFLIKRMKPEVFYPFMYTMALLAGIKLAADGLMALV; from the coding sequence ATGGATATCGACCCCACCATATACCTGGCGGCCGTTCCGGCCGTCATTCTTGTCGGATTGACGAAAGGCGGAATGGGCGAGGCGCTTGCCCTGCTGGGCGTGCCCATACTCGCGATGGCCATCCCGCCCGCGCAGGCGGCGGCAATCCTCCTGCCCATCCTGATCGTGATGGACATGGTTTCGCTGTGGATCTGGCGCAGCAGCAACAACCGGCGCCTTATCGAGATCATGCTGCCCGGCGCGCTGATCGGCATCTTCGTCGGCTGGGCGACATCCGCCTACGTGCCGCGCGACGCCCTTCGCTTTATCATCGGCGTGATCACCATCCTCTTCGCGGTGCGGTATTTCTATACTCGCTGGCAGGCGCGCTTCGGCATCCTGGTCGCGCCGAAACCCCACCGCCTGGTGCCGGCCGTCTTGCTCAGCACGCTTTCGGGCTATGGCAGCTTCGTCGCGCATGCGGGCGGTGCACCCTTCCAGATCTACGGGCTGCCCCTGAAACTTCCTCCCCGCGACTATACGGGGGCCGCCGTCCGCTTCTTTGCAATCCTGAATGCGGTAAAGCTCATTCCCTATTTCGCGCTCGGCCAGCTCGACACCGCCAACCTCTACATATCGGCGACCCTCGTCCCCCTCGCAGCCATTGCAACAATGATCGGCGGCTTCCTGATCAAGCGCATGAAGCCGGAAGTGTTCTATCCGTTCATGTACACGATGGCCCTTCTCGCAGGGATCAAACTGGCGGCCGATGGTCTGATGGCGCTCGTCTGA
- a CDS encoding metalloregulator ArsR/SmtB family transcription factor, with translation MASTDPFAAIADPNRRFLLEELRRAPKTVNELSQGLPISRPAVSQHLKALLDSNLVSVTSKGTKRIYAINNKGFNRLNFWLDQFWV, from the coding sequence ATGGCGAGCACGGATCCCTTTGCAGCGATTGCCGACCCGAACCGCAGATTTCTGCTGGAGGAACTTCGCCGCGCTCCGAAGACCGTCAACGAACTCTCGCAAGGCCTGCCGATCAGTCGCCCGGCGGTCTCGCAGCATCTCAAGGCCCTTCTCGACAGCAATCTCGTCAGCGTGACGTCCAAGGGGACGAAGCGGATCTACGCGATCAACAACAAGGGCTTCAACAGGCTGAATTTCTGGCTGGATCAGTTCTGGGTCTGA
- a CDS encoding DUF465 domain-containing protein, translating into MTIEAHLATLEKKHVALEEELHAAMTRPSSEDQLIADIKRRKLRIKDEIERLRSTTH; encoded by the coding sequence ATGACGATTGAGGCTCATCTTGCCACGCTTGAGAAGAAGCACGTCGCCTTGGAGGAAGAACTTCACGCGGCGATGACACGTCCTTCTTCGGAAGATCAGCTTATTGCTGACATCAAGCGGAGGAAGCTGCGCATCAAGGACGAAATTGAAAGACTTCGTTCAACGACTCATTGA
- a CDS encoding YdcH family protein produces the protein MADQEQAELRLTVARLRQEHEDYDAAINAMIQTGCEALRIQRMKKKKLVLKDRISKLEDQIIPDIIA, from the coding sequence ATGGCAGACCAGGAGCAGGCGGAATTGAGGCTTACCGTGGCGCGTTTGCGCCAGGAGCACGAGGACTATGACGCTGCTATCAACGCCATGATCCAGACCGGGTGCGAAGCACTCAGAATCCAGCGAATGAAGAAAAAGAAACTCGTGCTCAAGGATCGCATTTCCAAGCTCGAAGACCAGATCATTCCAGACATCATCGCCTGA
- the purE gene encoding 5-(carboxyamino)imidazole ribonucleotide mutase, with product MGSQSDWETMKNAADTLDALGVDYEARIISAHRTPDRLVEFAKGARAEGFKVVIAGAGGAAHLPGMTAAMTPLPVFGVPVQSRALSGKDSLLSIVQMPAGIPVGTLAIGKAGAVNAALLAAAVLALGDPELAHRLDEWREAQTASVAEYPVDDPL from the coding sequence ATGGGCAGCCAGTCCGACTGGGAGACGATGAAGAATGCGGCCGACACGCTCGATGCCCTAGGCGTCGACTATGAAGCCCGCATCATATCGGCACACCGCACGCCCGATCGGCTTGTGGAATTCGCAAAGGGGGCGCGGGCGGAAGGCTTCAAGGTCGTCATCGCCGGAGCCGGCGGTGCCGCTCACCTTCCGGGCATGACGGCGGCCATGACGCCCCTGCCCGTCTTCGGGGTCCCGGTCCAGTCCCGGGCGCTTTCCGGCAAGGACAGCCTCCTCTCGATCGTCCAGATGCCTGCCGGCATTCCGGTCGGCACGCTCGCGATCGGCAAGGCGGGCGCAGTCAATGCCGCGCTTCTCGCCGCCGCCGTTCTGGCGCTCGGAGATCCGGAGCTGGCCCACCGTCTTGACGAATGGCGCGAAGCACAGACCGCATCGGTCGCCGAATATCCCGTGGACGACCCCCTATGA
- a CDS encoding 5-(carboxyamino)imidazole ribonucleotide synthase: MSARTIGIIGGGQLGRMLAMAAARLNFRTVILEPQPDCPAAQVANAQITAAYDDPAALSKLAEMCDVVTYEFENVPVAAADSLSRSVPVYPPPRALEVSQDRLVEKRFLNECGIETARFKSVDSQDELETALESFGGVGVLKTRRMGYDGKGQKLFRSPADDATGVFAELGGVPLILESLVPFEREISIIAARAIDGTIACYDPAENVHKNGILHTSTLPAGVSETTVDQGRKAARAILDHLSYIGVIGVEFFVLGDGTLVANEIAPRVHNSGHWTEAACAISQFEQHIRAIVGYALGDPRRHSDCVMQNLIGDDIDNLQEWLARPDVLVHLYGKTEARPGRKMGHITQLL; the protein is encoded by the coding sequence ATGAGCGCGCGCACGATCGGCATCATCGGCGGCGGCCAGCTCGGCCGCATGCTGGCCATGGCCGCGGCAAGACTCAATTTCCGCACGGTGATCCTGGAACCGCAACCAGACTGCCCCGCAGCCCAGGTTGCCAACGCACAGATCACCGCTGCCTATGACGATCCGGCGGCACTCTCGAAGCTTGCCGAGATGTGCGATGTCGTCACCTACGAATTCGAAAATGTTCCGGTCGCCGCCGCCGACAGCCTGTCGCGCTCGGTACCCGTCTATCCCCCGCCCCGCGCACTCGAAGTGTCGCAGGACAGGCTGGTGGAGAAGCGCTTCCTGAACGAATGCGGCATCGAGACGGCACGCTTCAAGTCGGTCGACAGCCAGGACGAGCTCGAGACGGCGCTCGAGTCCTTCGGTGGCGTCGGCGTGCTCAAGACCCGGCGCATGGGTTACGACGGCAAGGGTCAGAAGCTGTTCCGCTCGCCGGCGGACGACGCCACGGGCGTGTTCGCGGAACTCGGCGGTGTGCCGCTGATCCTCGAAAGCCTCGTTCCGTTCGAGCGGGAAATCTCGATCATCGCCGCACGTGCGATCGACGGAACGATTGCCTGCTACGACCCGGCCGAGAACGTCCACAAGAATGGCATTCTCCACACGTCCACGCTGCCTGCAGGGGTAAGCGAGACCACGGTAGACCAGGGGCGCAAGGCCGCGCGCGCTATCCTTGACCACCTCTCCTACATCGGGGTCATCGGCGTCGAGTTCTTCGTCCTCGGGGACGGGACGCTGGTTGCTAACGAGATCGCGCCGCGTGTTCACAACTCCGGTCACTGGACGGAAGCAGCCTGCGCCATATCGCAGTTCGAGCAGCACATCCGCGCAATCGTCGGCTATGCCCTCGGCGACCCGCGCCGGCATTCGGACTGCGTGATGCAGAATCTCATCGGCGACGACATCGACAATCTCCAGGAATGGCTGGCGCGCCCTGACGTGCTCGTCCACCTCTACGGCAAGACCGAGGCTCGTCCGGGCCGCAAGATGGGCCACATCACCCAGCTTCTTTAG
- the ykgO gene encoding type B 50S ribosomal protein L36 produces MKIKNSLKSLKTRHRENRLVRRKGRIYIINKQNPRYKARQG; encoded by the coding sequence ATGAAGATCAAGAATTCGCTCAAGTCGCTCAAGACCCGCCATCGCGAGAACCGTCTTGTTCGCCGTAAGGGCCGTATCTACATCATCAACAAGCAGAACCCGCGCTACAAGGCTCGTCAGGGCTGA
- the pyk gene encoding pyruvate kinase — protein sequence MKRNRKVKILATLGPSSAEEPMIQKLHEAGADLFRINMSHASHDLMRTLIQRIRSVEARCGRPIGILADLQGPKLRVGKFAEGKVDLVAGQTFTLDNRDEPGDTTRVFLPHPEILEAVKPGDRLLIDDGKLHLRAETTDGKSIVCTVVSGTRISDRKGVSLPDTLLGVGALTDKDRADLDAVLATGSVDWVALSFIQRPEDLAEVRKVARGRVGIMSKIEKPQAIERIDEIIELSDALMVARGDLGVEMPLEAVPGIQKQLTRACRRAGKPVVVATQMLESMITAPVPTRAEVSDVATAVFEGADAIMLSAESASGDYPVEAVSTMAAIASKVERDPLYPGIIYAQRTPPEATGADAISLAARQIAETLKLSAIVCYTSSGTTGLRAARERPEVPVLALSPIIETARRLSIVWGLHCVVTDDATDLDDMVNRACRITVNEGFGKPGDRVIVSAGVPLGTPGATNMLRIAYIGADGVSGV from the coding sequence ATGAAGCGGAACAGAAAAGTCAAAATCCTCGCCACTCTTGGACCATCCTCTGCTGAAGAGCCGATGATCCAGAAGCTGCACGAAGCGGGTGCAGACCTGTTCCGAATAAACATGAGCCACGCCAGCCACGACCTGATGCGCACGCTGATCCAGCGCATTCGCTCGGTCGAGGCACGTTGCGGCCGGCCGATCGGCATTCTGGCCGACCTTCAGGGCCCGAAGCTTCGCGTGGGCAAGTTCGCCGAGGGCAAGGTCGACCTCGTTGCCGGCCAGACCTTCACGCTCGACAACAGGGACGAGCCCGGCGACACGACGCGCGTGTTCCTGCCGCACCCGGAAATTCTCGAAGCGGTCAAGCCCGGCGACCGGCTGCTCATCGACGATGGCAAGCTCCACCTGCGCGCAGAGACGACGGACGGCAAGTCGATCGTCTGTACCGTCGTTTCCGGCACCAGGATTTCGGATCGCAAGGGCGTGAGCCTTCCCGACACGCTGCTCGGCGTCGGCGCGCTCACGGACAAGGACCGCGCCGACCTCGACGCAGTGCTTGCGACGGGCAGCGTCGACTGGGTGGCGCTCTCGTTCATCCAGCGCCCGGAAGACCTGGCGGAAGTCCGCAAGGTCGCCCGCGGTCGCGTCGGCATCATGTCCAAGATCGAGAAGCCGCAGGCAATCGAACGGATCGACGAAATCATCGAGCTCTCCGATGCGCTGATGGTCGCCCGTGGCGATCTTGGCGTCGAGATGCCGCTCGAGGCAGTGCCTGGCATCCAGAAGCAGCTGACGCGCGCATGCCGCCGCGCCGGCAAGCCGGTAGTCGTGGCAACGCAGATGCTCGAGTCGATGATCACCGCGCCTGTTCCGACCCGCGCAGAGGTCTCGGACGTCGCCACGGCGGTCTTCGAGGGCGCGGATGCGATCATGCTTTCGGCAGAGTCCGCCTCGGGAGACTATCCGGTGGAAGCGGTTTCCACCATGGCGGCGATCGCCAGCAAGGTGGAGCGGGATCCGCTCTATCCGGGCATCATCTACGCCCAGCGTACGCCCCCGGAAGCGACCGGAGCGGATGCGATCTCGCTCGCAGCGCGGCAGATCGCGGAGACGCTGAAGCTCTCCGCCATCGTCTGTTACACGTCCTCGGGCACGACCGGACTGCGCGCCGCCCGCGAGCGGCCGGAAGTTCCGGTGCTTGCGCTGTCTCCGATCATCGAGACGGCACGCCGCCTGTCGATCGTCTGGGGCCTGCATTGCGTCGTCACCGACGATGCGACGGACCTTGACGACATGGTGAACCGCGCCTGCCGCATCACCGTCAACGAAGGCTTCGGAAAGCCGGGCGACCGGGTGATCGTTTCGGCCGGCGTACCGCTCGGCACCCCGGGCGCAACCAACATGCTGCGCATCGCCTATATCGGCGCCGACGGCGTCAGCGGCGTCTGA
- a CDS encoding DUF1036 domain-containing protein encodes MTFLSPDTARADFRVCNGTQNLVGVAIGYRAKDGWITEGWWQVPATTCATLIEGELQSRYYYLYAEDAARGGRWTGNVNMCVAENEFKITGVQDCFARGFQRMGFKEYDTGRQGSWMVQLSDTPGTQESQN; translated from the coding sequence ATGACCTTCCTCTCTCCCGATACCGCAAGGGCGGATTTCCGGGTTTGCAACGGTACGCAGAATCTCGTCGGCGTGGCCATCGGCTACAGGGCGAAGGACGGCTGGATAACCGAAGGATGGTGGCAGGTTCCGGCAACGACCTGCGCCACGCTGATCGAAGGCGAGCTGCAGTCTCGCTACTACTACCTTTACGCCGAGGACGCTGCGCGCGGTGGCCGCTGGACCGGCAACGTGAACATGTGCGTCGCGGAAAACGAATTCAAGATCACCGGTGTGCAGGACTGCTTCGCCCGCGGTTTCCAGCGCATGGGATTCAAGGAATACGATACGGGCCGTCAGGGGAGCTGGATGGTCCAGCTTTCCGATACCCCAGGTACGCAAGAAAGCCAGAATTGA
- a CDS encoding N-formylglutamate amidohydrolase, protein MQHHSPFEIIAGNAGRGLVLLGDHATNHLPERYARLGLPESAFTRHIAYDIGVEGVLRELARRLDVPVVMSRFSRLLIDPNRGEDDPTLIMKISDGAIIPGNHPITPEEWNHRLDAFHRPYHRAVAETIQKVGEESGKAPLVISLHSFTPSWKGVARPWQATVLWDDDPRAVHPLIAALEEPGDIVVGNNEPYDGALRGDTMFTHCVTAGIPHALIEIRQDEIGTDEGVVAWADRLAPILERLNRNDELHTYQNFPSRTGPYPVSGTPDRKG, encoded by the coding sequence ATGCAGCACCATTCCCCTTTCGAGATCATCGCGGGCAACGCGGGCCGAGGGCTCGTGCTTTTGGGCGATCACGCGACCAATCACCTGCCCGAAAGGTATGCGAGGCTTGGCCTGCCGGAAAGCGCCTTCACCCGGCACATCGCCTATGACATCGGCGTCGAGGGTGTTCTGCGCGAGCTTGCCCGCCGTCTCGACGTTCCCGTCGTCATGAGCCGCTTCTCGCGTCTGCTGATCGACCCCAATCGCGGAGAAGACGACCCGACGCTGATCATGAAGATCTCTGACGGCGCCATCATCCCCGGGAACCATCCGATCACGCCAGAGGAATGGAACCACAGGCTCGATGCCTTTCACCGGCCCTACCACCGGGCAGTCGCCGAAACCATTCAGAAGGTTGGAGAGGAAAGCGGCAAGGCGCCCCTGGTCATTTCCCTGCATTCCTTCACGCCTTCGTGGAAGGGCGTCGCCCGCCCCTGGCAGGCGACCGTGCTGTGGGACGACGACCCGCGCGCCGTCCATCCCCTCATCGCCGCGCTGGAGGAGCCGGGCGACATCGTCGTCGGCAACAACGAGCCCTATGACGGCGCACTGCGGGGCGACACGATGTTCACGCACTGCGTGACGGCCGGCATTCCCCACGCGCTCATCGAGATCAGGCAGGATGAGATTGGCACGGACGAAGGCGTCGTCGCCTGGGCGGATCGCCTCGCGCCCATTCTCGAACGGTTGAACCGGAACGACGAACTGCACACATATCAGAACTTCCCCTCCCGGACCGGCCCCTACCCCGTCAGCGGCACGCCGGACAGAAAAGGCTGA
- a CDS encoding DUF1244 domain-containing protein — translation MTELTKEQQIAFEAAAFRRLVAHLRERSDVQNIDLMNLAGFCRNCLSNWYREAANEAGVGLDKEESREIVYGMPYEEWRALHQKEASQEQKAAFEQNRPKE, via the coding sequence ATGACCGAGCTTACGAAGGAACAGCAGATCGCGTTCGAGGCGGCCGCCTTCCGACGGCTGGTCGCCCATCTGCGCGAGCGCTCAGACGTCCAGAACATCGACCTGATGAACCTGGCAGGCTTCTGCCGGAACTGTCTGTCCAACTGGTACCGCGAAGCGGCGAACGAGGCGGGCGTGGGATTGGACAAGGAAGAGTCCCGCGAGATCGTCTACGGCATGCCCTATGAGGAATGGCGGGCGCTTCATCAGAAGGAGGCCTCGCAGGAGCAGAAGGCCGCATTCGAGCAGAACCGCCCGAAGGAATAG
- a CDS encoding DUF2312 domain-containing protein — MSDAHGVARDQLRAFIERIERLEEEKKTIADDIKDVYGEAKGVGFDTKILRKVIQIRKQDKDERMEQEAILDTYLQALGMVDLPPDAE; from the coding sequence ATGTCCGATGCCCACGGCGTCGCCCGAGACCAGCTTCGTGCATTCATCGAACGCATCGAGCGGCTCGAGGAAGAGAAGAAGACCATCGCCGACGACATCAAGGATGTCTACGGCGAAGCCAAAGGCGTGGGCTTCGACACCAAGATCCTGCGGAAGGTGATCCAGATCCGCAAGCAGGACAAGGATGAGCGCATGGAGCAGGAGGCTATCCTCGACACCTATCTCCAGGCCCTCGGAATGGTCGACCTGCCCCCGGACGCCGAATAA